A portion of the Malania oleifera isolate guangnan ecotype guangnan chromosome 3, ASM2987363v1, whole genome shotgun sequence genome contains these proteins:
- the LOC131150434 gene encoding aspartyl protease family protein At5g10770-like, translating to MATIICSNSFLSFLLHCLLIVGLELCFYEKGYGVEGRPQAVKSHQLHHPHAHLLHLSSLLPSSVCKPSTKGIKNGASLKLVHRHGPCSQLSQNPTPSLAQALAQDQSRVDSIHSKLTSPGDNFTSSDATLPATSGRPLGTGNYVVTVGLGTPKSDLILAFDTGSDLTWTQCQPCPAKSCYNQTNPLFNPSASASYSNTTCNSTACKKLASATSKPPGCSASTCVYTIVYGDQSYSQGWFATDTLTLSPSDVFPGFQFGCGKNNNGLFGETSGLLGLGRNDISVVSQTAQKYGRVFSYCLPSAAGSTGHLTFGTNGGGFNSSVKFTPLTANSRSSFHSLGLVGISVGGQKLSIAPTVFSSSGTIIDSGTVITRLPPTAYAALRSAFRQKMSNYTLTDPYELFDTCYDLSKYDTVSVPTVSLLFGGGTEVPVDALGTLLGPSTAQLCLAFAGNKNDNEVGIFGNLQQVTYDVVYDVAGGKVGFGAGGCD from the exons ATGGCTACCATCATTTGCTCCAATAGCTTCCTCAGCTTTCTTTTGCATTGTCTTCTTATAGTAGGGTTGGAGCTTTGCTTTTACGAGAAAGGTTATGGCGTAGAAGGCAGGCCGCAGGCCGTAAAAAGCCACCAACTTCATCATCCCCATGCTCATCTCCTCCATCTCAGCTCTCTACTGCCTTCTTCTGTCTGCAAACCATCCACCAAAG GTATTAAGAATGGGGCATCCTTGAAATTGGTCCACAGGCACGGCCCATGCTCCCAACTCTCACAAAACCCAACGCCGTCTCTCGCCCAAGCCCTCGCCCAAGACCAATCCCGAGTCGACTCAATTCACTCAAAGCTCACCTCCCCAGGAGACAACTTCACCAGCTCCGACGCCACCCTCCCCGCCACCTCCGGCCGCCCCCTCGGCACCGGCAACTACGTCGTCACCGTCGGCCTCGGCACCCCCAAATCCGACCTCATCCTCGCCTTTGACACCGGCAGCGACCTCACCTGGACCCAATGCCAACCTTGCCCCGCCAAATCCTGCTACAACCAAACCAACCCACTCTTCAACCCCTCGGCCTCCGCCTCCTATTCCAACACCACCTGCAACTCCACCGCCTGCAAAAAACTCGCCTCGGCCACTTCCAAGCCCCCCGGCTGCTCTGCTTCCACCTGTGTCTACACAATCGTCTACGGCGACCAGTCCTACTCCCAAGGCTGGTTCGCCACGGACACGCTCACCCTCTCGCCCTCCGACGTTTTCCCAGGTTTCCAGTTCGGGTGCGGCAAAAACAACAACGGACTCTTCGGAGAAACCTCCGGTCTGCTCGGGCTCGGGCGCAACGACATCTCCGTCGTGTCCCAAACTGCTCAAAAATACGGCCGGGTTTTCTCCTACTGTCTTCCGTCGGCGGCGGGTTCGACCGGGCATCTCACCTTCGGAACCAATGGTGGTGGTTTTAATAGCTCTGTGAAGTTCACGCCGTTGACGGCTAACTCGCGGTCCTCGTTCCACTCTTTGGGGTTGGTGGGAATAAGCGTCGGCGGGCAGAAGTTATCCATTGCGCCGACGGTATTTTCATCGTCAGGGACTATAATAGACTCCGGGACCGTCATCACCCGACTGCCTCCGACGGCGTACGCGGCCCTCCGGTCGGCTTTCCGGCAGAAAATGTCGAATTACACGTTGACGGATCCGTATGAGCTGTTTGACACGTGCTATGACCTCAGCAAATACGACACCGTGTCGGTACCGACGGTAAGCCTGTTATTCGGCGGCGGCACCGAGGTGCCGGTGGACGCGTTGGGAACCCTTTTGGGGCCGAGCACGGCGCAGCTCTGCCTGGCTTTTGCGGGGAATAAGAATGACAACGAGGTGGGCATCTTCGGAAATTTACAGCAAGTAACATATGACGTGGTGTACGACGTCGCCGGGGGGAAAGTCGGGTTCGGAGCGGGCGGCTGCGATTAA